The Pueribacillus theae region GAACCTGCGACCCCTTCCTTACCATGATTATAGTAGGAACTATCAGAGAAAGTCATTGATTATCAAAACCTTGATATGACTGTATTTATTATCTTTTTGATTTTCAACGTTAGTCATTAAAAATCAATAAAAATACCTTTTAGTCACTCGTTGGTCACTTAATGGTCACTCGCATGTGATTGAGTTTCTACCTATTATATAAGATTATAAAATCTTCACCCATCCAAAAGTTATAAACAAAAATATGCAGCCGGTTGCGATATTCATGAATATTTCATCCGGCCTTCTTTTTTCCTCAAAAATAAATTCTTCGTTATCGCGTTCATAAGTGTGTTCGCTAATTTGTTTAAGCCTGACTTCCTCCAACAACAATTCTAATTCCCCCGGTTCCAGTTCTATTTTGGTAAACCTCCCCCTCTCGTCGTGATAACGGCCGTGAATATCCCTCTTTATTTTCATGACGTCCATCCTCCCTGCTGTTATTTTTAACGCTGACTTCCTTACCTGACGTCCCTCCCTCAAGCCTTGATTTTCCTTGTCTTTCCATCCATAGCCATCCATCGTTAACCATCCAGCGCGCGGAAGGGAGGGAGAAATCTTTTTTTAAATGTTGAGATAAAAATTCCTGCCCCTCTTTCGTGTGCGGCAATAAAAATAATGCAAGTCGAATAATTTGATTACGATCCAAATTTGTTGCGTGAAAGACGTCGTTCACATACTTTTTATAGACGTCATCATAGCGGACTGTTGGACGGTACATGTAAACACTCCTTTCGAATTGACGTCACATGACGCCTTTAATAAAGCGTATTAATCAAGGCTTGTCCGTTATGTTACTTTTTTGCATGTATGAAAAATTTTGCTCCTGGCGATACTGTTTCTAAAAAATAGGAGTGGAGCAAATGTTTTCGTTTTTTGGGTTAGGAAAGTCACGAACTAAGTTTGGGAGCTGGATTGATAAGAAAGAAATTACACAATTAGAGATTGAAAAGTTGTCAGGATTGAGCAGGAGGACGATTTCTAGACTTTGCAATGACAAGGAATATAGGCCAAAGTTTTCTACTGTGACGAAGATAAAAAAGGCATTAGACAAGCTTGGTGAATCTGTACCGGATGATTATTTCCACATGTAGCGCTTAGGGCGCTATTTTTTGTTTG contains the following coding sequences:
- a CDS encoding helix-turn-helix domain-containing protein gives rise to the protein MFSFFGLGKSRTKFGSWIDKKEITQLEIEKLSGLSRRTISRLCNDKEYRPKFSTVTKIKKALDKLGESVPDDYFHM